The Vidua macroura isolate BioBank_ID:100142 chromosome 4, ASM2450914v1, whole genome shotgun sequence genome window below encodes:
- the IBSP gene encoding bone sialoprotein 2, with the protein MRSVLVFVCLVGMACTFSVKSWLRRPKLDDSEENAVFKSQHRHYLYKYIYVYSPQRRYQGSDSSEEEGDGSEEEEEGEPFYAGTKAAGHPAGVAPEDCQGALTGDVTSPQQGKGCQRIGQRTASKKEDSENEDSDENEENEEDEEVDENENGVNGTSTNTTESIGPHGNGTVVAQEGTGEAEEEEEEEEEEEEEEEEEEEEEEAEATTIASTTNEEGLTQATTMDDGGPTDVTTDGTTAGELWEYDVTARDHSRGDEGTTEGGYAEQDEYARGDSYRAYEDEYGYYKGHGYDVYGQDYYYSQ; encoded by the exons CTGGATGACTCGGAAGAGAACGCG GTTTTCAAGAGCCAGCACCGGCACTACCTGTACAAATACATCTACGTGTATTCCCCGCAGCGACGGTACCAG GGCAGTGACTCATCTGAGGAAGAGGGGGATGgctcagaggaggaggaagagggg GAGCCATTTTATGCTGGCACCAAGGCAGCTGGACACCCCGCTGGAGTAGCCCCTGAGGACTGCCAAGGTGCACTGACAGGAGATGTCACATCCCCCCAGCAG GGCAAGGGCTGCCAAAGGATCGGGCAGAGGACTGCCAGCAAGAAGGAAGACTCTGAAAATGAAGACAGTGATGAGAATGAGGAGAATGAGGAGGACGAAGAAGTAGATGAGAATGAGAATGGTGTCAATGGCACAAGCACCAATACCACAGAGAGTATTGGACCTCATGGCAATGGCACTGTGGTGGCTCAGGAGGGCACTGGTgaagctgaggaagaggaggaagaggaggaggaggaagaagaagaagaagaggaagaggaggaggaagaggaagctgAAGCCACCACCATTGCAAGCACCACCAATGAAGAGGGTCTGACACAGGCGACCACTATGGATGACGGGGGACCCACAGATGTCACCACAGATGGCACCACAgctggggagctgtgggagTATGATGTGACAGCCAGGGACCACAGCCGGGGGGACGAGGGCACCACTGAGGGTGGGTACGCGGAACAGGATGAGTATGCACGCGGGGACAGCTACCGGGCCTATGAGGATGAGTACGGCTACTACAAAGGGCACGGCTACGATGTGTATGGCCAGGATTACTACTACAGCCAGTGA
- the LOC128806243 gene encoding ovocleidin-116-like: MQTSLVCLCLCLLSTALATPVPPPLPRKAAGNCVGQHRILLKSCNAKLGFYMFKYVYAFSTQRNQTQIKKEEADHQSVIPSHRLDEDNARQEPPAGSAGAAPEHSDNSSTEVIEYGIVFKPKNHSTPGISRDGPSPHPGTGTQVRGSGGGTGPIPSSSEGSGDLDLVVEVDGGVPILPQGERPSEVVVGNRSSVRSEDKDDGAPRVVPVGEAMTDGRGRAPTTRGAGDEGSGEATVSGQGQEGVKQGTGTGGIAFSSVTEKMEDVLVDAAGVDEYAYIPNSGSVTITRGSLGSTDRANGFTQLSPGKDDEVNIFIRRANIQVGEQETTRAGVTAGRENGSIPSVGSSRPLRRLDVTAAPSGDEDDSIPARRQPERLATTAAPTRGDSVTSSLRDGRLTGEDEEGATSTGVDRGLVTPVPRTVTSGDITSPTVARIHGKDDDEVRGEGQKSKGKPDHVATTAPHHWGDMEATITAPAKGASIRPAATEGDRTTPSVTASSHKAGTGTVLGRGGSGEVGTATSRPSRVEARPGTGMRVRPGGAGLDKTPRMGIAPSPSGKPSGWASSGAQTSVGGYDGDAGGRSHATKAGASPAPQAGQGTGSVAAGTGRERGRGGESETAVPGARGGRLPGHRGRRPGAGAPGTMATLGRSRQLDQVKRADELHVRERAFYSLGGAGGGPQGPYPGLGSADSSQSSEGDRGSHSESGQTGLQPSGWGSPGYPQGRWIQGPL; the protein is encoded by the exons ATGCAAACATCCCTTgtctgcctgtgcctgtgcctgctcagcacagccctcgCCACACCA GTGCCACCGCCGCTGCCTAGGAAAGCTGCTGGGAACTGTGTGGGACAGCACCGG ATACTTCTGAAAAGCTGCAACGCCAAGCTTGGCTTCTACATGTTCAAATATGTCTACGCATTCTCAACGCAGAGGAACCAGACACAGATAAAG AAAGAAGAGGCTGACCACCAAAGTGTCATCCCCAGCCACCGGCTGGACGAAGATAATGCCAGACAAGAGCCACCGGCTGGCTCGGCTGGGGCGGCCCCAGAGCACAGTGACAACAGTAGCACTGAAGTGATCGAGTATGGGATTGTCTTCAAACCTAAAAACCACAGCACCCCGGGCATCAGCAGGGATGGTCCCAGTCCTCACCCTGGCACTGGCACACAAGTGCGTGGCAGCGGTGGTGGCACGGGTCCCATCCCATCCAGCTCAGAGGGCAGCGGCGATCTGGATTTGGTGGTGGAGGTTGACGGCGGTGTTCCCATTCTTCCTCAGGGTGAACGCCCCAGTGAGGTTGTGGTGGGGAACAGGTCCAGTGTCAGGAGTGAGGATAAGGATGATGGTGCCCCCAGGGTGGTTCCGGTGGGGGAGGCCATGACTGATGGGAGGGGGAGGGCTCCTACTACCAGAGGGGCAGGGGATGAGGGCAGCGGGGAGGCCACTGTCTCTGGCCAAGGGCAGGAGGGTGTTAAGCAGGGTACAGGGACAGGAGGCATTGCTTTTTCCTCTGTCACTGAGAAGATGGAGGATGTCCTAGTGGATGCTGCAGGTGTGGATGAATATGCTTACATCCCCAATTCAGGCAGTGTCACCATCACCCGTGGTAGCCTGGGCAGCACAGACAGGGCCAACGGCTTCACCCAGCTCTCTCCAGGCAAGGATGACGAGGTTAACATCTTCATTAGGAGGGCCAACATCCAGGTGGGGGAGCAGGAAACCACCCGGGCTGGTGTCACAGCGGGTAGGGAGAATGGCAGCATCCCCtctgtgggaagcagcaggcCCCTCCGCAGGCTGGACGTCACTGCGGCACCCAGTGGTGATGAAGATGACAGCATCCCTGCCCGCAGGCAGCCTGAAAGACTGGCCACCACAGCCGCGCCAACCCGCGGGGACAGCGTTACCAGCAGCCTCAGGGACGGCCGTCTCACTGGAGAGGATGAGGAAGGTGCCACCAGCACTGGTGTTGATAGAGGACTGGTAACCCCTGTCCCCCGGACGGTCACTAGTGGTGACATTACCAGCCCCACAGTGGCCAGAATCCATGGGAAAGATGATGATGAGGTGAGAGGAGAGGGGCAGAAGTCCAAGGGGAAGCCAGACCATGTGGCTACCACGGCCCCCCACCACTGGGGTGACATGGAGGCCACTATTACTGCCCCAGCCAAGGGGGCCAGCATCCGCCCGGCTGCTACCGAGGGGGACCGCACCACCCCGTCGGTGACAGCCAGCAGCCACAAGGCAGGCACGGgcactgtgctgggcaggggagggagtGGGGAAGTGGGGACAGCCACCTCCAGACCCTCCCGTGTGGAAGCACGGCCCGGGACAGGGATGAGGGTCCGTCcagggggagcagggctggacaAGACACCCAGGATGGGCATAGCACCATCCCCCAGTGGGAAACCCAGCGGCTGGGCATCGAGCGGGGCCCAGACAAGTGTTGGTGGCTACGACGGCGATGCCGGGGGCAGGTCTCATGCCACGAAAGCAGGAGCCAGCCCCGCTCCACAGGCAGGGCAAGGCACGGGCAGCGTGGCAGCGGGCacgggccgggagcgggggcgAGGAGGAGAGAGCGAGACAGCAGTGCCGGGGGCCAGGGGCGGCCGCCTGCCCGGGCACCGTGGCAGGAGGCCGGGAGCTGGGGCGCCGGGCACCATGGCGACGCTGGGCCGCAGCCGGCAGCTGGACCAGGTGAAACGCGCTGACGAGCTCCACGTCCGCGAGCGGGCCTTTTACAGCctcggcggggcgggcggcggccccCAGGGCCCCTACCCCGGCCTCGGGAGCGCCGACAGCAGCCAGTCCTCCGAGGGGGACCGGGGCAGCCACAGCGAGAGTGGACAGACGGGACTGCAGCCCTCGGGGTGGGGATCCCCAGGGTACCCCCAAGGCCGCTGGATCCAGGGGCCCCTCTGA